In Blautia sp. SC05B48, a single genomic region encodes these proteins:
- a CDS encoding guanylate kinase, translating into MGKIFYIMGKSSSGKDSIYRQLEGDQELGLKRLVIYTTRPIRDGEVNGREYFFADENKLKEFRRNGKLIEARTYQTVYGPWTYFTADDGQVSVGNDSYLGIGTLESFVRLREYYGNEVMWPVYIEVEDGERLERALAREKTQEVPKYEEMCRRFLADQNDFSEENILKAGIWKRFENHNLDECVKEIVNYIKSVQ; encoded by the coding sequence ATGGGAAAGATTTTTTACATTATGGGAAAAAGCTCTTCCGGTAAGGACAGTATTTACAGACAGCTGGAGGGGGATCAGGAGCTGGGGCTTAAGCGGCTTGTGATCTATACTACCCGTCCGATCCGGGATGGAGAGGTGAATGGGAGAGAATATTTTTTTGCGGATGAGAATAAACTGAAGGAGTTCCGAAGAAACGGGAAGCTGATCGAGGCGCGTACTTATCAGACGGTTTACGGGCCATGGACATATTTTACTGCGGATGACGGGCAGGTGTCTGTGGGAAATGACAGCTATCTGGGGATCGGTACACTGGAGTCTTTTGTGAGGCTCCGGGAGTATTACGGTAATGAAGTGATGTGGCCGGTTTATATAGAGGTGGAAGACGGAGAGCGTCTGGAGCGTGCGCTTGCCAGGGAGAAGACCCAGGAGGTGCCGAAGTACGAGGAGATGTGCAGGCGTTTTCTGGCAGACCAGAATGATTTTTCCGAGGAAAATATTCTTAAAGCAGGTATATGGAAGCGTTTTGAGAATCATAATCTGGATGAATGTGTGAAGGAGATCGTAAATTATATAAAATCTGTGCAATAA